The Actinomycetes bacterium genome has a segment encoding these proteins:
- a CDS encoding TetR/AcrR family transcriptional regulator gives MLDAAWVLSRQRGLTGWTLRDLGAEVGMQAPSLYEYAPSKNALFDLMFADGYRQLLGRIEAAERPVDPRELLRLATRLFVTFAAEQPARFQLLFQYAVPGFTPSTESMGLAEQVLAAFAAVLESAGVSEATDLDLWTATLTGLASQQVSNDPGGQRWLRLADVAVDRLLPPAAG, from the coding sequence ATCCTCGACGCGGCCTGGGTCCTGTCGCGGCAGCGCGGTCTGACCGGGTGGACGCTGCGCGACCTCGGCGCCGAAGTGGGGATGCAGGCCCCGTCGCTGTATGAGTACGCGCCGTCCAAGAACGCCCTGTTCGACCTCATGTTCGCCGATGGCTACCGGCAGCTGCTCGGTCGGATCGAGGCGGCGGAACGCCCGGTCGACCCACGGGAGCTGCTGCGCCTGGCCACGCGTCTGTTCGTGACGTTCGCGGCCGAGCAGCCCGCCCGCTTCCAGCTGCTGTTCCAGTACGCCGTGCCGGGCTTCACGCCCTCGACGGAGTCGATGGGTCTCGCCGAACAGGTCCTCGCCGCCTTCGCGGCGGTGCTCGAGTCGGCGGGAGTGTCCGAGGCCACCGACCTGGATCTGTGGACCGCGACCCTGACCGGCTTGGCCTCCCAACAGGTCAGCAACGACCCGGGAGGGCAGCGGTGGCTCCGGCTCGCCGACGTCGCGGTGGACCGGCTGCTCCCGCCCGCTGCCGGCTGA
- a CDS encoding response regulator transcription factor: MTRYVPGGADGPARPYRVLVVEDDPTVVEVLLVYLRRAGLAAAHLADGRAALAAIDADPPDLVLLDLMLPGLDGLEVCRRIRESAPDLPVVMLTARGEVADRIVGLEVGADDYVLKPFSPREVVLRVDSVLRRSRGERSAPARMRDGDLVVDTTARSASLRGDILALTNREFDLLAFLVEHAGQAFSRDELLRQVWGWEIGDRSTVTVHVRRLRAKVEPDPARPRRLRTVWGVGYRWDAA, from the coding sequence ATGACGAGGTACGTCCCGGGCGGGGCCGACGGCCCCGCCCGGCCGTACCGCGTCCTCGTCGTGGAGGACGACCCCACCGTGGTGGAGGTCCTCCTCGTCTACCTGCGGCGAGCGGGCCTGGCTGCCGCGCATCTCGCGGACGGCCGTGCCGCCCTCGCGGCGATCGACGCCGACCCCCCGGATCTCGTGCTCCTCGACCTCATGCTGCCGGGCCTGGACGGTCTGGAGGTCTGCCGCCGGATCCGTGAGAGCGCACCCGACCTCCCTGTCGTGATGCTCACCGCCAGGGGCGAGGTGGCCGACCGGATCGTCGGCCTCGAGGTCGGCGCCGACGACTACGTGCTCAAGCCCTTCAGCCCGCGAGAGGTCGTGCTGCGGGTCGACTCCGTCCTGCGCCGCTCCCGCGGCGAGCGCTCGGCGCCGGCGAGGATGCGAGACGGCGACCTCGTCGTGGACACGACCGCGCGTAGCGCGAGCCTTCGCGGCGACATCCTGGCGCTGACCAACCGGGAGTTCGACCTCCTCGCGTTCCTGGTCGAGCACGCGGGGCAGGCCTTCTCGCGGGACGAGCTGCTGCGCCAGGTCTGGGGGTGGGAGATCGGTGACCGATCGACGGTCACCGTGCACGTCCGCCGCCTGCGGGCCAAGGTGGAGCCGGACCCGGCCAGGCCACGCCGGCTGCGGACGGTGTGGGGCGTGGGCTATCGCTGGGACGCGGCGTGA
- a CDS encoding ATP-binding protein, with protein MSSRLEVVGLALFSSGLVCLLGVLVFRRLVARSLPLAAVLVAVVPTLAFAVGLVVTAKAMFLSGHDLRVALLVCVTAGVVSVVVALALSSRVGTLQRDLAHQQEQLERERQVEASRRELVAGVSHDLRTPLAGLRAMAEALEDGVVDDPEHYHRQMRAQIERLSRMVDDLFELSRLQSGTLSLCLDVVSAGDVVSDALAAADPYAREHGVRLRGHADTGADVLADEAELHRALGNLVVNAIRHTPADGVVDVSVGRRDGQVVFSVADECGGIAEEELTRVFDVSWRGDQARTPGRDGGAGLGLAIVRGIAEAHRGAVAVSNRGSGCRFELALPAGSPEAG; from the coding sequence GTGAGCAGTCGCCTCGAGGTCGTGGGGCTGGCCCTGTTCAGCTCGGGGCTGGTCTGCCTGCTGGGCGTCCTCGTGTTCCGCCGTCTGGTCGCCAGGTCCCTGCCCCTCGCCGCAGTTCTCGTCGCCGTGGTCCCGACGCTCGCCTTCGCGGTCGGCCTGGTCGTGACCGCGAAGGCGATGTTCCTGTCCGGCCATGACCTGAGGGTCGCGCTCCTCGTCTGCGTGACGGCTGGGGTGGTCTCGGTGGTCGTTGCCCTCGCTCTGTCCTCGCGGGTCGGGACCTTGCAACGCGACCTCGCTCACCAGCAGGAGCAGCTGGAGCGGGAGCGGCAGGTGGAGGCCAGCCGCCGCGAGCTGGTCGCGGGAGTCTCGCACGACCTGCGTACCCCCCTGGCGGGTCTACGGGCCATGGCCGAGGCGCTGGAGGACGGTGTCGTCGACGATCCCGAGCACTATCACCGCCAGATGCGGGCCCAGATCGAGCGCCTCTCGCGGATGGTCGACGACCTCTTCGAGCTGTCCCGGCTGCAGTCCGGAACGCTGTCCTTGTGCCTCGACGTCGTCTCCGCGGGTGATGTGGTCTCGGACGCGCTCGCGGCAGCCGACCCATACGCCCGCGAGCATGGAGTACGTCTGCGCGGGCACGCGGACACAGGTGCCGACGTCCTCGCCGACGAGGCGGAGCTGCACCGTGCGCTGGGGAACCTGGTCGTCAATGCGATCCGTCACACCCCTGCCGACGGTGTCGTCGATGTGTCCGTTGGACGACGAGACGGCCAGGTCGTCTTCTCGGTCGCCGATGAGTGCGGCGGCATCGCCGAGGAGGAGCTGACCCGCGTCTTCGACGTCTCGTGGCGAGGAGACCAAGCCCGCACACCCGGCCGGGACGGCGGTGCGGGTCTGGGCCTGGCCATCGTTCGCGGCATCGCCGAGGCGCACCGGGGGGCGGTCGCCGTGTCGAACCGCGGGAGTGGGTGCCGCTTCGAGCTGGCACTGCCTGCCGGCTCACCCGAGGCCGGCTAG